One part of the Clostridium thermosuccinogenes genome encodes these proteins:
- the queA gene encoding tRNA preQ1(34) S-adenosylmethionine ribosyltransferase-isomerase QueA — MKLSDFYYDLPEELIAQEPIKERAMSRLLVLDRATGSIEHKIFKDIINYLDAGDCLVLNDTRVIPARLLGTREDTGGKIEFVLLKRIEERVWEVILKPGRRAKPGARFVFGGGLLKAEIIDIVEEGNRIVKFEYDGIFEEILDKVGIVPLPPYITRRLDDSERYQTVYSRYNGSAAAPTAGLHFTEELLDNIAKKGVSLAYVTLHVGLGTFRPVKTENIQDHKMHSEFYNINEEACKKINAAKESGKRVIAVGTTSCRVLETAGDETGLVTPHNGWTDIFIYPGYKFKVVDALITNFHLPESTLLMLVSALAGKDKIFEAYRVAIEERYSFFSFGDAMFIK, encoded by the coding sequence ATGAAGCTTAGTGATTTTTACTATGATTTGCCCGAAGAATTGATTGCCCAGGAACCTATAAAGGAGAGGGCGATGTCTCGCTTGCTCGTTTTGGACAGGGCGACGGGAAGTATAGAGCATAAGATATTCAAAGATATCATAAATTATCTGGACGCAGGGGACTGCCTTGTTTTGAACGACACCCGGGTAATTCCGGCAAGGCTTCTTGGGACAAGGGAAGATACCGGGGGCAAGATTGAATTTGTCCTTTTAAAAAGGATAGAAGAACGTGTCTGGGAAGTGATATTAAAGCCCGGAAGGCGTGCAAAACCGGGAGCCAGGTTTGTGTTTGGGGGAGGACTCCTAAAAGCTGAGATCATTGATATTGTGGAGGAAGGCAACCGGATTGTAAAATTTGAATATGACGGGATATTTGAAGAAATATTGGACAAGGTGGGTATTGTACCCCTACCGCCTTATATCACCCGAAGGCTTGACGATTCGGAAAGATATCAGACGGTCTATTCGAGATATAATGGTTCGGCGGCAGCACCCACGGCAGGTCTTCATTTTACGGAGGAGCTTTTGGACAACATTGCCAAGAAAGGTGTCAGCCTGGCCTACGTTACTTTGCATGTCGGCCTTGGCACTTTCCGGCCGGTGAAAACTGAGAACATCCAGGATCATAAAATGCACAGTGAGTTTTACAATATAAATGAAGAAGCCTGCAAAAAGATAAATGCTGCAAAAGAAAGCGGCAAAAGGGTGATAGCTGTTGGTACTACTTCCTGCAGGGTACTGGAAACGGCAGGGGATGAAACGGGTCTTGTGACTCCTCACAATGGCTGGACTGATATTTTCATATATCCCGGTTATAAATTTAAGGTGGTAGATGCCCTCATAACCAATTTTCATTTGCCCGAATCAACGCTTTTGATGCTTGTCAGCGCCTTGGCAGGCAAAGACAAGATCTTTGAAGCATACAGGGTGGCAATTGAGGAAAGGTACAGTTTTTTTAGCTTTGGGGATGCCATGTTTATAAAATAG
- the tgt gene encoding tRNA guanosine(34) transglycosylase Tgt yields MAAIRYELIKKCKQTGARLGRVHTPHGSFDTPVFMPVGTQATVKGMSPDELKEIDAKIILSNTYHLYLRPGQEIIREAGGLHSFMNWDRPILTDSGGFQVFSLGSFRKIEEDGVTFKSHIDGSRHFISPEKAVEIQNDLGSDIIMCFDECTPYPAEYDYAKKSLERTTRWAKRCKEAHKNTERQALFGIVQGGVYKDLREQSAKELVALDFPGYSIGGLSVGEPAELMYEMLECTVPLLPEDKPRYLMGVGSPDYLVEGAIRGIDMFDCVLPTRIGRNGTVMTSRGRIIVRDAKYARDFSPIDPECDCYACRNFTRAYIRHLLKVDEVLGIRLTTWHNLRFLINLMKKVRQAIMEDRLGDFRDEFFENYGYSKKA; encoded by the coding sequence ATGGCAGCAATAAGATACGAGCTCATTAAAAAATGCAAACAGACAGGAGCCAGGCTCGGAAGGGTGCATACCCCGCATGGTTCTTTTGATACTCCTGTATTCATGCCTGTTGGAACCCAGGCTACAGTCAAGGGTATGTCCCCGGATGAATTGAAGGAGATTGATGCAAAAATTATACTCAGCAATACATACCATTTATATTTGAGGCCAGGCCAGGAGATTATAAGGGAGGCCGGAGGGCTTCATAGTTTTATGAACTGGGACAGGCCCATATTGACCGATAGTGGAGGTTTCCAGGTTTTCAGCCTGGGCAGCTTCAGGAAAATTGAGGAGGACGGTGTTACCTTCAAGTCCCATATTGACGGCTCCCGGCATTTTATTTCCCCGGAGAAGGCAGTGGAAATTCAAAATGACCTGGGCTCCGATATAATAATGTGCTTTGATGAATGCACTCCCTACCCTGCTGAATATGATTATGCAAAAAAATCCCTCGAGAGAACCACCCGGTGGGCCAAAAGATGCAAGGAAGCTCACAAAAACACTGAAAGGCAGGCGCTTTTCGGTATAGTGCAGGGAGGAGTATACAAAGACTTAAGGGAGCAAAGCGCAAAGGAACTGGTGGCACTCGATTTCCCGGGTTATTCCATCGGAGGCTTAAGCGTTGGGGAACCGGCAGAGCTTATGTATGAAATGCTGGAATGCACAGTTCCTCTATTACCGGAAGATAAGCCCCGTTATCTTATGGGAGTGGGAAGCCCCGATTATCTCGTAGAGGGTGCGATAAGGGGAATTGATATGTTCGATTGTGTCCTGCCCACCCGTATTGGAAGGAACGGCACCGTAATGACCAGCAGGGGCAGGATTATCGTCAGGGATGCAAAATATGCCAGGGATTTTTCTCCCATTGACCCTGAATGCGATTGCTATGCCTGCAGAAATTTCACCAGGGCTTATATAAGGCATCTCTTAAAAGTTGATGAGGTTCTTGGCATAAGACTTACCACGTGGCACAATCTCAGATTCCTTATCAACCTTATGAAGAAGGTAAGGCAGGCAATTATGGAGGACCGCTTGGGAGACTTCAGGGATGAGTTTTTTGAAAATTACGGATACAGTAAAAAAGCGTGA
- the yajC gene encoding preprotein translocase subunit YajC has protein sequence MEQLQGILGIVLYLGFMIGLMYLIVVLPQKRRDKKTREMINSMKVGSNVVTIGGIAGKVINIKDDEVVIETSVEKTQIRLKKWAIKEVEKLIEA, from the coding sequence ATGGAACAATTACAAGGAATACTAGGGATAGTCTTATATCTTGGATTCATGATAGGACTTATGTACCTGATAGTTGTCCTGCCTCAGAAAAGAAGGGACAAGAAGACAAGAGAAATGATAAATTCCATGAAGGTAGGCAGCAATGTCGTCACCATCGGTGGTATTGCAGGTAAAGTCATCAATATTAAAGATGACGAGGTGGTTATCGAGACCAGTGTGGAAAAGACTCAAATAAGGCTTAAAAAATGGGCTATCAAGGAAGTGGAAAAGCTCATCGAGGCTTAA
- a CDS encoding TIGR04086 family membrane protein, whose protein sequence is MGQNFKSAISERINLLKICKGIGISYLITIPIFVILSVILTYTSFPEDYIAPAVIVTTVISILFAGSTATRNLKSKGWLNGALVGFIYMLFLYVAGSLAIRDFSVNRHVISMVLIGVLSGSIGGIIGINFRHGSHSRYKPVKKIAR, encoded by the coding sequence ATGGGCCAAAATTTCAAGTCGGCAATAAGTGAACGCATCAACCTGCTGAAAATATGCAAGGGTATAGGGATATCATACCTGATAACCATACCGATATTTGTAATACTCTCGGTGATACTTACATACACTTCATTCCCGGAGGATTACATAGCTCCTGCCGTGATTGTTACTACAGTCATCAGCATACTGTTCGCAGGTTCGACAGCTACCAGGAATTTGAAGAGCAAAGGGTGGCTGAATGGTGCTCTTGTTGGATTTATTTACATGCTTTTTTTGTATGTCGCAGGAAGTTTGGCTATAAGGGATTTTTCCGTTAACAGGCATGTGATTTCCATGGTACTGATCGGCGTGCTGTCAGGTTCCATCGGTGGAATTATTGGGATTAATTTTAGACACGGGTCCCATTCCAGATACAAGCCGGTAAAAAAGATAGCCCGGTGA
- the scfA gene encoding six-cysteine ranthipeptide SCIFF — MKHIKTINGASLKDSLVGRGCGECQTSCQSACKTSCTVANQSCEKK; from the coding sequence ATGAAACATATTAAAACTATAAACGGAGCTTCTTTAAAAGACAGTTTGGTAGGCAGAGGATGTGGAGAATGCCAGACATCCTGCCAGTCCGCATGCAAGACTTCTTGCACCGTAGCAAATCAGAGCTGCGAAAAGAAATAA
- the scfB gene encoding thioether cross-link-forming SCIFF peptide maturase: MIHKFSMKGTNIVVDVNSGAVHVFDDLSYEILDYYKKYDNEKIIEMLSDRYDKLEIKEALEEIQSLEKDGQLYSEDIYKDHLPVGDAKPVVKALCLHISHDCNLRCKYCFASTGDFGRHRSVMSPEVGKKAIDFLLRESGGRRNLEVDFFGGEPLLNFDTVKEIVNYALEKEKEYNKHFRFTITTNAVLLNEDHKKFINEHMSNVVLSIDGRPEVNDRMRFRIDGTGTYKDILPKIKDMAESRNQTNYYVRGTFTRENLDFSKDVIHLADQGFKQISVEPVVAAKDSGYDLREEDLPVLFEEYEKLAYEYVKRQKEGNGFNFFHFMIDLNQGPCIAKRITGCGAGHEYLAITPEGDIYPCHQFVGMDDFKMGTVMDGKLNTGIQNYFSNSNVYTKKECMQCWARFYCSGGCAANEYQFNGDINVPYKVGCELEKKRVECALWIKTQE, translated from the coding sequence ATGATACATAAATTTTCAATGAAAGGCACAAATATAGTTGTAGATGTGAACAGTGGAGCTGTACATGTCTTTGATGATTTATCCTATGAAATTCTGGATTATTATAAAAAGTATGATAATGAAAAAATAATTGAAATGCTTTCCGACAGGTATGACAAGTTGGAAATAAAGGAAGCCCTGGAGGAAATCCAGAGCCTTGAAAAGGATGGGCAGTTATATTCGGAGGATATATATAAGGATCACCTTCCGGTCGGAGACGCAAAACCGGTGGTGAAGGCTTTATGCCTGCACATTTCCCACGACTGCAACTTAAGGTGCAAATATTGCTTTGCATCTACCGGTGATTTTGGCCGGCACCGTTCGGTAATGAGTCCGGAGGTGGGCAAAAAGGCCATTGACTTTTTGCTCAGGGAATCCGGCGGGAGAAGGAATCTCGAGGTGGATTTTTTTGGAGGAGAGCCGCTGCTCAATTTCGACACCGTCAAGGAAATTGTGAATTATGCTTTGGAAAAGGAAAAGGAGTACAATAAGCATTTCAGGTTTACAATAACCACCAATGCGGTGCTTCTTAATGAAGATCATAAGAAATTTATAAATGAGCATATGAGCAATGTGGTGCTCAGCATCGACGGAAGGCCGGAGGTAAACGACAGGATGCGCTTCCGGATAGACGGAACAGGGACTTATAAGGACATATTGCCGAAGATAAAGGATATGGCTGAATCGAGGAATCAGACCAATTACTATGTCCGGGGCACCTTTACCCGGGAAAACCTTGATTTTTCAAAAGATGTCATACATCTTGCAGATCAAGGCTTTAAGCAGATATCGGTGGAACCGGTGGTGGCAGCTAAGGACTCGGGCTATGACCTGAGGGAGGAGGACTTGCCGGTATTGTTTGAAGAGTATGAAAAGCTGGCTTATGAATATGTCAAGAGGCAGAAGGAAGGAAACGGTTTTAACTTCTTCCATTTCATGATCGATTTGAATCAGGGGCCGTGCATTGCAAAGAGGATTACGGGATGCGGAGCCGGACATGAATATCTTGCCATCACACCGGAAGGGGATATCTATCCCTGTCATCAGTTTGTGGGGATGGATGATTTCAAAATGGGAACAGTTATGGACGGAAAGCTGAATACCGGCATTCAGAATTATTTCAGTAACTCAAATGTATACACCAAAAAAGAATGCATGCAGTGTTGGGCAAGATTTTACTGCAGCGGTGGATGTGCAGCCAATGAATATCAGTTTAACGGAGATATAAACGTACCCTATAAAGTAGGCTGTGAGCTGGAAAAGAAGAGAGTCGAATGCGCTCTTTGGATAAAAACCCAGGAATAG
- a CDS encoding HD domain-containing protein: MALITLADVKRNDEVKTFMEIADMQLSVKGYTEHSFRHVGLVSGTAGKIAENLGFDDRDIELSRIAGYMHDIGNAVNRMDHAHTGAILAYNVLTKMGMDHREAAKIMMAIGNHDENSGTAVSNISAALILADKSDVHRSRVRNRDFSTFDIHDRVNYAVESSRITVDSKEKIAALELEIDTKISPVMDYFEIFLVRMTMCRKAAEFLGLKFQLIINGTHLL; this comes from the coding sequence ATGGCTCTTATCACATTGGCAGATGTAAAAAGAAATGATGAGGTAAAAACTTTCATGGAAATTGCGGACATGCAGCTTTCAGTGAAAGGTTATACCGAGCATTCTTTCAGGCATGTGGGCCTGGTATCGGGCACTGCAGGAAAGATAGCCGAAAATCTCGGTTTTGACGACAGGGATATAGAACTGTCCAGAATTGCCGGATACATGCACGACATAGGCAATGCAGTAAACAGGATGGATCATGCCCATACCGGAGCTATATTGGCTTACAATGTGCTCACCAAAATGGGCATGGATCACAGGGAAGCAGCAAAAATCATGATGGCCATCGGAAACCATGACGAAAACTCCGGAACGGCAGTGAGCAACATTTCGGCAGCATTGATTCTTGCCGATAAGTCTGATGTCCACAGGAGTCGGGTAAGAAACAGGGATTTTTCAACCTTTGATATTCATGACCGGGTAAATTATGCGGTTGAGTCTTCCCGAATAACTGTCGACAGCAAAGAAAAAATTGCGGCGCTGGAGCTGGAGATTGATACGAAAATAAGTCCGGTTATGGATTATTTCGAGATTTTTCTGGTCCGTATGACAATGTGCCGTAAAGCTGCGGAGTTTCTCGGACTGAAATTCCAACTGATAATCAATGGAACGCATTTGCTTTGA
- a CDS encoding IS30 family transposase, with protein sequence MRGFKHLSQEERNIIEQRLISRKSFKSIARELGKDPTTISKEVKNHIQFRKTGCYGRVFNDCKHRIGCPVKHLCGSLRCSRYCRACKSRMCSSLCHEYQQEICPKLSKPPYVCNGCEDKQSCTLEKRIYSATHAQREYETVRSECRQGLQITEEEAIRLDSIISPLLIKGQSLHHICINHADEIMLDERTLYNYVDKGIFTAKNIDMPRVVRMGRRKKGKDQFKVDKKCRIGRTYQDFLKFMQEHPDLPVVEMDTVIGRIGGKVLLTLHFTVPQLMLAFIRDANTSQSVIDIFDQLYLELGPDTFRKLFPVLLCDNGSEFSNPSAIEFDSHGQRRTCVFYCNPLAPYQKGAAENNHALIRRIIPKGTSLDEFTQRDITLMMNHINSYSRLNLGDKTPYWAFGLLYGEEILRRMNVELIPTDNVTLHSSLLKK encoded by the coding sequence ATGCGTGGCTTTAAACATTTGAGTCAGGAAGAAAGAAATATAATTGAACAAAGGTTAATCAGCAGGAAATCATTCAAAAGCATAGCACGCGAGCTTGGAAAGGACCCAACCACGATATCCAAGGAAGTGAAGAACCATATCCAATTTAGGAAAACCGGCTGTTATGGAAGAGTGTTCAATGATTGTAAACATCGTATTGGTTGCCCTGTTAAGCATCTTTGCGGCAGTTTGCGTTGTAGCCGTTATTGTCGCGCTTGCAAGTCTCGCATGTGTTCATCACTATGTCATGAGTATCAACAGGAAATTTGTCCCAAGCTTTCGAAGCCGCCCTATGTTTGTAATGGTTGTGAAGACAAACAGTCTTGTACATTAGAGAAGAGGATTTATTCTGCAACACATGCACAAAGAGAATACGAGACAGTACGCTCTGAGTGCCGTCAGGGTTTACAAATCACTGAAGAAGAAGCGATAAGATTGGATTCCATTATTAGCCCGCTGCTAATTAAAGGCCAGTCACTCCACCATATATGCATTAACCATGCTGATGAAATCATGCTCGATGAACGCACACTCTACAACTATGTGGACAAGGGTATCTTTACAGCAAAAAATATCGATATGCCAAGAGTTGTACGTATGGGCAGACGTAAAAAGGGAAAAGACCAGTTCAAAGTGGATAAAAAATGCCGAATAGGCCGAACTTATCAAGACTTTCTTAAATTTATGCAAGAGCATCCGGACCTTCCCGTAGTGGAAATGGACACGGTAATAGGAAGAATAGGCGGCAAAGTCCTGCTGACACTGCATTTTACTGTCCCACAGCTCATGCTCGCATTCATTAGAGATGCTAATACCTCCCAATCTGTCATTGATATCTTTGATCAGCTTTACCTGGAACTAGGCCCGGATACCTTCCGCAAATTGTTCCCGGTATTACTTTGTGACAACGGCAGTGAGTTCTCGAATCCGTCCGCTATTGAATTCGATTCACATGGGCAACGCAGAACCTGTGTATTCTACTGTAATCCGCTGGCTCCTTACCAGAAAGGCGCAGCAGAAAACAACCATGCTTTGATTAGACGCATTATCCCAAAGGGTACTTCTCTTGATGAGTTTACTCAGCGGGACATAACTCTTATGATGAACCATATCAACTCGTACAGTCGACTGAATCTCGGGGATAAAACCCCTTATTGGGCTTTTGGATTGCTCTACGGGGAAGAAATATTAAGAAGGATGAATGTAGAACTCATCCCGACAGATAATGTCACCCTGCATTCATCCCTTCTTAAGAAATAA
- the secD gene encoding protein translocase subunit SecD, whose product MSSKNGVKFFAVILIIGILTWITVTGDLFGIKIPGAKDIRFGIDINGGVDATLYAITQDGKVPSEKDLNAAKVVIERRLDNLNILDRDVTTDVESGSIILRIPWKQGETDFNPQKAISEIGATSLLTFQEVDESKVDEQGNYLPTGKIVIEGNDVVDTGVYTDPRTGQVQVTLKLSSEGAKKFAEATGRLIGKPIAIFMDDKPVLDSNGRVNSHAPIVSTQITNGEAVITGQRDAKEAGELAGIIKSGALPFKLEAKSTNSISPTLGKGALAVMLRAGAIAFVLVCLFMILYYRLPGALACIALLGQVVGQILAISWPGITLTLPGMAGVILSIGMGVDANIITSERIKEELKTGKTLKAAIDAGFDRAFSAVFDGNITVLISAIVLYIFGSGAMLSFAYSLGTGVLLNFLCGVTASRIMIKASSEAKFGKKHWLYGVKEVKEGA is encoded by the coding sequence ATGAGTTCAAAAAACGGGGTTAAATTTTTCGCGGTTATTCTTATAATCGGAATTTTAACCTGGATAACTGTTACCGGGGATTTATTCGGTATAAAAATACCCGGGGCCAAAGACATCAGATTCGGTATTGATATTAACGGCGGTGTTGATGCAACGCTTTATGCAATAACCCAAGATGGAAAAGTACCTTCGGAAAAGGATTTGAATGCAGCTAAAGTTGTTATTGAAAGAAGACTTGACAATTTGAACATTCTCGACAGGGATGTCACTACCGACGTGGAAAGTGGCAGTATTATTTTGCGTATCCCCTGGAAGCAAGGAGAAACAGATTTCAATCCGCAGAAAGCTATAAGCGAAATTGGAGCGACTTCCCTTTTGACTTTTCAGGAAGTGGATGAAAGTAAAGTAGATGAACAAGGCAATTATCTTCCCACAGGAAAGATTGTTATAGAAGGCAATGATGTGGTTGATACCGGTGTTTATACGGATCCCAGGACCGGACAGGTGCAAGTCACGCTGAAACTGAGCAGCGAAGGCGCCAAGAAGTTTGCAGAAGCTACTGGAAGGCTTATAGGCAAGCCTATAGCAATATTCATGGATGACAAACCTGTTCTGGACAGCAATGGAAGGGTAAACTCCCATGCCCCGATTGTAAGCACACAGATCACTAACGGTGAAGCTGTTATCACCGGGCAGAGGGATGCAAAAGAAGCCGGTGAACTGGCCGGTATCATCAAATCCGGTGCACTTCCATTCAAGCTGGAGGCAAAGAGCACCAACTCCATAAGCCCTACCCTTGGTAAGGGAGCTCTTGCGGTAATGCTGAGAGCCGGAGCAATTGCGTTCGTTTTGGTATGCCTGTTTATGATATTGTACTATAGGCTGCCTGGAGCACTGGCTTGCATAGCGCTTTTAGGACAGGTGGTAGGACAGATTCTGGCTATATCCTGGCCGGGCATAACCCTTACTCTTCCTGGTATGGCCGGTGTCATACTCTCCATAGGAATGGGTGTGGATGCCAATATTATTACCAGTGAGAGAATCAAAGAGGAACTTAAAACCGGAAAGACACTGAAAGCCGCTATCGATGCTGGATTCGACAGAGCCTTTTCAGCAGTGTTTGACGGTAACATAACCGTTCTCATATCAGCCATAGTTCTGTATATTTTTGGTTCAGGAGCCATGCTCTCCTTTGCTTATTCACTGGGTACAGGAGTTTTGCTGAACTTCCTGTGCGGTGTGACGGCTTCAAGGATAATGATAAAGGCTTCTTCCGAAGCAAAGTTTGGCAAAAAGCATTGGCTTTATGGTGTTAAAGAAGTTAAGGAGGGAGCATGA
- the secF gene encoding protein translocase subunit SecF → MFDIIKNKRYFFALSIVLLLVGLAFYFVNGIRLDIQFQGGTIIQMEIGDEDIDLEKAANIAEATVNKEVDAQKSQTIDVEAGDKMINMLVLNISNAEDTLTAEEQTKLIDAMRKEFNLPENAEISVNSVEPFIGKEMLSRGIRAVVWASLLIVLYIWWRFRSMGLSAGLMAIVALLHDALIVFATYIVFKIPLDDGFIAVILTILGYSINDTIVIYDRIRENMKTMRKVPIGEVVNRSILQSMSRSINTSVATFMSMVVVYIFAVVYNIESVRDFSLPLLTGIISGCYSTIFIAGPLWVLWKEYQTKRKVA, encoded by the coding sequence ATGTTTGATATTATAAAAAATAAGCGGTATTTTTTCGCCCTGTCAATTGTATTGCTGCTGGTAGGCTTGGCATTCTATTTTGTAAACGGCATAAGGCTGGACATCCAGTTTCAGGGTGGTACCATCATTCAAATGGAAATAGGCGACGAGGATATTGATCTGGAGAAAGCTGCAAATATTGCAGAAGCAACAGTTAACAAGGAAGTTGATGCCCAGAAGTCACAAACCATTGATGTGGAAGCTGGCGATAAGATGATAAACATGCTCGTCCTCAACATATCCAATGCGGAGGATACCCTTACGGCTGAAGAGCAGACCAAACTGATAGATGCTATGAGAAAGGAATTCAATTTGCCTGAAAACGCTGAAATCAGCGTTAACAGTGTTGAGCCTTTCATAGGTAAGGAAATGCTGTCTAGGGGAATAAGAGCGGTAGTATGGGCAAGCTTGTTGATAGTGCTGTATATCTGGTGGAGATTCAGATCGATGGGACTATCTGCAGGTTTGATGGCTATTGTAGCATTGCTGCATGACGCTTTGATCGTATTTGCAACTTATATTGTTTTCAAGATACCTTTGGATGATGGCTTTATAGCTGTTATTCTAACCATACTGGGTTATTCGATAAACGATACAATAGTAATTTACGACAGAATAAGGGAAAATATGAAGACCATGAGAAAGGTGCCCATCGGAGAGGTGGTAAACAGGAGCATACTGCAATCCATGTCAAGGTCAATAAACACCAGTGTGGCAACTTTCATGAGCATGGTTGTCGTATATATTTTCGCTGTTGTATATAATATCGAGTCTGTAAGAGACTTTTCACTTCCCCTTTTAACCGGTATCATCAGCGGATGCTATTCTACGATATTTATAGCCGGTCCGTTGTGGGTGCTCTGGAAGGAGTACCAAACTAAAAGGAAAGTAGCTTAA
- a CDS encoding DUF6514 family protein, with amino-acid sequence MINRRLEKSLELSMNDGLSGDCAPIKLEYYILENEISDMDELTGKIAYGIEIVKKVDGKNDEVSTVKNLSCCKESVIRILDKLACNTVTPVGMPYVLDDMLGVLI; translated from the coding sequence ATGATAAACAGACGTCTTGAAAAATCATTGGAGCTTTCTATGAATGACGGCCTATCAGGCGATTGTGCACCAATCAAACTGGAGTACTACATATTGGAGAATGAAATATCCGACATGGATGAACTGACAGGGAAAATTGCATACGGCATAGAAATCGTGAAGAAAGTAGATGGCAAGAATGATGAAGTAAGCACTGTCAAGAATTTATCATGTTGTAAAGAAAGCGTGATTCGAATTTTGGACAAGCTGGCATGTAATACAGTAACGCCTGTCGGGATGCCATATGTACTGGATGACATGCTGGGTGTTTTAATATAG